A region of Cellulophaga sp. RHA19 DNA encodes the following proteins:
- the rimO gene encoding 30S ribosomal protein S12 methylthiotransferase RimO, translating into MRTKSLKTNKINVVTLGCSKNVYDSEVLMGQLKANGKEVAHEDEGNIVVINTCGFIDNAKEESVNTILDFVQKKEAGEVDKVFVTGCLSERYKPDLVKEIPNVDEYFGTSQLPSLLKALGADYKHELIGERITTTPKNYAYLKIAEGCDRPCSFCAIPLMRGKHKSTPIEDLVTEAEKLAAKGVKELILIAQDLTYYGLDLYKKRNLAELLEALVKVEGIEWIRLHYAFPTGFPMDVLDLMNKEPKICNYLDIPLQHISDAILKSMRRGTTQAKTTKLLKDFRATVPNMTIRTTLIVGYPGETEEDFETLKQWVIDMRFERLGCFTYSHEENTHAYNLEDNVPEEVKQDRANQIMEIQSQISWELNQEKIGETFKCIIDRKEGNYFVGRTEFDSPDVDNEVLIDATKHYLKQGEYANIKITEAADFDLYGEPA; encoded by the coding sequence ATGCGCACAAAATCACTCAAAACAAATAAAATTAACGTAGTTACTTTAGGTTGCTCTAAAAACGTGTACGATTCTGAAGTACTAATGGGGCAGTTAAAAGCTAACGGTAAAGAGGTGGCTCATGAAGATGAAGGTAATATTGTTGTAATTAATACGTGTGGCTTTATTGATAATGCAAAAGAAGAGAGTGTTAACACTATTTTAGATTTTGTACAGAAAAAAGAAGCAGGTGAAGTAGATAAGGTTTTTGTAACAGGATGTTTAAGTGAGCGTTACAAGCCAGATCTAGTAAAAGAAATTCCTAATGTAGATGAGTATTTTGGAACTAGTCAGTTGCCTAGTTTATTAAAAGCTTTAGGTGCAGATTATAAGCATGAGCTAATAGGTGAGCGTATAACTACAACACCAAAAAACTATGCTTATTTAAAAATTGCAGAAGGTTGTGATAGACCTTGTTCTTTTTGTGCAATACCGTTAATGCGTGGTAAGCATAAGAGTACGCCTATTGAAGATTTAGTTACTGAAGCAGAAAAATTGGCGGCTAAAGGTGTTAAGGAATTGATACTTATAGCACAAGATTTAACATACTACGGTTTAGATTTATATAAGAAAAGAAACTTGGCAGAGCTTTTAGAGGCTTTGGTAAAAGTAGAAGGTATAGAGTGGATACGCTTGCACTATGCGTTTCCTACTGGTTTTCCAATGGATGTGTTAGATTTAATGAATAAGGAGCCTAAAATTTGTAATTATTTAGATATTCCTTTACAGCATATTTCTGATGCTATTTTAAAAAGTATGCGTCGTGGAACCACGCAGGCAAAAACAACAAAATTACTAAAAGATTTTAGGGCTACAGTTCCTAATATGACTATTAGAACTACTTTAATTGTTGGTTATCCTGGAGAAACAGAAGAGGATTTTGAAACCTTAAAACAGTGGGTAATAGATATGCGTTTTGAGCGCTTAGGTTGTTTTACTTATAGTCATGAGGAAAATACACATGCTTACAATTTGGAAGATAATGTGCCAGAAGAGGTAAAGCAAGATAGAGCTAACCAGATAATGGAAATACAGTCACAGATTTCTTGGGAGCTAAATCAGGAAAAGATAGGAGAAACTTTTAAGTGTATTATTGATAGAAAAGAGGGGAATTACTTTGTTGGTAGAACAGAATTTGATTCGCCAGACGTAGATAACGAGGTTTTAATTGATGCTACAAAGCACTATTTGAAACAAGGTGAATATGCAAATATAAAAATTACGGAAGCGGCAGATTTTGATTTATACGGAGAGCCAGCTTAA
- the aqpZ gene encoding aquaporin Z, translating to MKKLVAEFIGTLWLVLGGCGSAVLAAAYPELGIGFAGVALAFGLTVVTMAYAIGHISGCHLNPAVSIGLCVGGRFDKKDLFPYIIAQVMGGIAGAAILYAIVSGKEGFNIGGFASNGFGEFSPGGYNMTSALITEIVMTFMFLIIILGATHSKAPKGMAGLAIGLGLTLIHLISIPVTNTSVNPARSTSQALFAQTDGALPQLWLFWVAPIIGAILAGLVYKLISPEEK from the coding sequence ATGAAAAAATTAGTAGCAGAATTTATTGGTACGCTTTGGCTTGTCCTTGGCGGATGTGGTAGCGCGGTATTAGCAGCTGCATACCCAGAATTAGGAATTGGATTTGCAGGTGTTGCACTTGCTTTTGGATTAACAGTAGTAACTATGGCATATGCAATTGGCCATATATCTGGTTGCCACTTAAATCCGGCGGTTTCTATTGGGTTATGTGTTGGAGGCAGGTTTGATAAAAAAGATCTCTTCCCATACATAATTGCTCAAGTAATGGGCGGTATTGCAGGAGCAGCAATTTTATACGCTATTGTTAGCGGTAAAGAAGGCTTTAATATTGGCGGCTTTGCCTCTAATGGTTTTGGGGAGTTTTCTCCTGGCGGATACAATATGACATCAGCATTAATTACAGAAATTGTAATGACGTTTATGTTTCTAATAATTATACTTGGCGCAACGCACTCTAAAGCTCCTAAAGGTATGGCTGGTTTAGCTATTGGGCTTGGACTTACACTAATACACTTAATTAGCATTCCTGTAACTAACACATCTGTAAACCCTGCACGTAGTACCAGTCAGGCATTATTTGCACAAACAGATGGTGCTTTACCACAATTATGGCTATTTTGGGTAGCTCCTATAATAGGGGCTATTTTAGCAGGCTTGGTTTACAAATTAATCTCTCCTGAAGAAAAATAA
- a CDS encoding DUF3999 family protein, giving the protein MRQKQNKFTLFFLLITVAFYGQMQNYDAKIELKNIKGTWHTITLPDVVFSNTQERLSDIRIYGITAKNDTIEAPYLLNYTSPKLKTKTVDYKLLNASTKDGVYYFTLKVPSKDAINHIKLNFENSNFDWKVLVEASHHQKKWFKIYDDYRIVAIKNSQTNYSFTDITFPAAEFSYFRIGIKSDEEPILEKATLEHQQQTAANITDRTVKSFNVVEDKKNKKTIVNIAFDRKAPTHQITVKVNNKIDYYRPIKIEELIDSVKTEKGYVYNYNTLRIGTLSSIENNAFTFDNTFSKKIRVTILNFDNQPLKIDNINAKGYKYQLTARFTEPATYYLTYGNKSAYAPNYDIAQLNIKMPEDIKGLTIGSVTEIAKKEEKIQEPLFTNKIWLWLIMGIVMLVIGWFSYKMLSKKPE; this is encoded by the coding sequence ATGAGACAAAAGCAGAATAAATTCACACTATTTTTTTTACTGATCACAGTTGCATTTTACGGTCAAATGCAAAATTATGATGCTAAAATTGAGCTTAAAAATATTAAAGGCACCTGGCATACAATTACACTGCCAGACGTTGTTTTCTCTAATACACAGGAACGCTTAAGTGATATTCGTATTTATGGTATAACAGCCAAAAATGATACTATTGAAGCGCCCTACCTGTTAAACTACACATCTCCTAAGCTAAAAACAAAAACGGTAGATTATAAATTACTAAATGCTAGCACTAAAGATGGCGTATATTATTTTACACTTAAAGTACCTTCTAAAGATGCTATTAACCACATAAAACTAAATTTTGAGAATTCTAATTTTGATTGGAAAGTTTTGGTAGAAGCTAGTCATCACCAAAAAAAATGGTTTAAAATATATGATGACTATAGAATTGTTGCCATAAAAAATAGTCAAACCAATTACAGCTTTACAGACATTACTTTTCCTGCTGCGGAATTCAGTTATTTTAGAATAGGCATTAAGAGTGATGAAGAACCAATATTAGAAAAAGCTACATTAGAACACCAACAACAGACAGCAGCTAATATTACAGACAGAACAGTAAAATCTTTTAATGTAGTTGAAGATAAAAAAAATAAAAAAACAATAGTAAATATTGCGTTTGATAGAAAAGCACCTACACATCAAATCACCGTAAAGGTTAACAATAAAATAGACTACTACAGACCTATAAAAATTGAAGAACTAATAGACAGTGTTAAAACAGAAAAAGGGTACGTTTACAACTACAATACCCTAAGAATTGGCACATTATCATCTATTGAAAATAACGCATTTACTTTTGATAATACTTTTTCAAAAAAAATAAGAGTTACTATTTTAAATTTTGATAATCAACCTTTAAAAATAGATAATATAAACGCCAAGGGTTACAAATACCAACTAACAGCTAGGTTTACCGAACCAGCTACGTATTATTTAACCTATGGTAACAAAAGTGCCTACGCACCAAATTACGATATTGCACAGCTAAACATAAAAATGCCAGAAGACATTAAAGGCTTAACTATTGGTTCAGTAACAGAAATTGCAAAAAAAGAAGAAAAAATTCAAGAACCATTATTTACAAATAAAATATGGCTTTGGCTTATTATGGGAATAGTTATGCTTGTAATTGGCTGGTTTTCTTATAAAATGTTAAGTAAAAAACCAGAATAA
- a CDS encoding DUF2339 domain-containing protein: protein MANDQEYLNNLTKQFEILLSKQEHFAKELMVLHKEIERLKKDGIPKQKSSVKPATITTPEVTPITEPTVEKPTVKEPVIEVTKDVYKDPITAPQNATTQPKQNIKPREKRISKPKGKSNIEKFIGENLLNKIGILIVVIGVAIGAKYSIENNLISPLTRIILGYLTGLGLLGLGIKLKEKYTSYSAVLVSGSIAILYFITFAAYSFYDIFSQIPAFAIMVLLTVFTVIAAINYNKQAIAHIGLVGAYAVPFLLSSGSGQVGILFTYMSIINIGILTLSFKKDWKGLFYSAFIFTWLIYSSWFVSKYEDYYFTEAFTFLFIFFAIFYTTFIVNKVKKNQAFNASSIIILLVNSFFFFGFGFYILSYTKDYDSYLGLFTVANALLHFIAGTILYKQKLADSKLLYFILGMVFVFITIAVPVQLDGNYVTILWITIAALLFWIGSSKGAPILKQISYPLIILSLLSLFQDWGTYYLDHSYYSDYVGNVTPLLNVNLLGSLLSIASLYFIYTTNKKHNTKNNVLSYIAPIVLILVTFSSFFVEIIHYFNLALDKSKIIIDKTDIYSNPINYDINSFSILTLVYYTLLFFSILSIINIKKIKIRALGIANISINSLVLFISLTIGLLIVSDLRDSYLDPSEYYNSGSMHLAVRYILYAFIALIVYCTYSYTKQSFMRINFKIAFSILLNITVLWILSSELINWIDLSGAEQTYGLELTILWGLYSFFLVAKGIWKKIKYLRIGGIILFGITIIKLFFLDLASLNTISKTLVLVILGLLILGVSFLYNKYKNKIFDETKAE, encoded by the coding sequence ATGGCAAACGACCAAGAATATTTAAATAACCTAACCAAGCAGTTTGAAATTCTTTTAAGCAAGCAAGAGCACTTTGCTAAAGAACTAATGGTTCTACACAAAGAAATAGAGCGACTTAAAAAAGATGGTATTCCTAAACAAAAAAGTAGTGTAAAGCCTGCAACTATTACAACACCAGAAGTTACCCCTATTACAGAACCTACAGTAGAAAAGCCTACAGTAAAAGAACCTGTTATAGAAGTGACAAAAGATGTTTATAAAGACCCTATTACTGCCCCGCAAAATGCAACTACACAACCTAAACAAAATATAAAACCTAGAGAAAAAAGAATCTCTAAACCTAAAGGCAAATCTAATATTGAAAAATTTATTGGAGAAAACCTTTTAAACAAAATAGGTATTCTAATAGTTGTTATAGGCGTTGCAATCGGTGCTAAATACTCTATAGAAAACAATTTAATTAGTCCGTTAACAAGAATAATTTTAGGATACTTAACCGGTCTAGGTTTACTTGGTCTTGGAATTAAATTAAAAGAAAAATACACTAGTTACAGTGCTGTTTTAGTAAGTGGCTCTATTGCCATACTCTACTTTATAACGTTTGCTGCCTATAGTTTTTACGATATATTTTCGCAAATACCCGCTTTTGCAATAATGGTATTACTCACCGTATTTACAGTTATTGCCGCTATTAACTACAACAAACAAGCAATTGCACATATTGGCTTGGTTGGCGCATACGCTGTTCCTTTTTTACTTAGTAGTGGATCTGGACAAGTTGGAATTTTATTTACATATATGTCTATAATTAACATAGGCATTTTAACATTGTCATTTAAAAAAGATTGGAAGGGCTTATTCTACTCTGCTTTTATATTTACTTGGTTAATTTATAGCTCTTGGTTTGTATCTAAATATGAAGACTACTACTTTACAGAGGCTTTTACCTTCTTATTTATTTTCTTTGCCATATTCTACACAACTTTTATTGTAAATAAGGTAAAAAAGAACCAAGCATTTAATGCTAGTTCTATTATAATATTACTAGTAAACTCTTTCTTCTTTTTTGGCTTTGGCTTTTACATTTTAAGCTATACAAAAGATTATGATAGCTATTTAGGCTTATTTACGGTTGCAAATGCGTTGTTGCATTTTATTGCTGGCACTATTTTATACAAACAAAAATTAGCAGATAGTAAGCTTTTATATTTTATATTAGGTATGGTGTTTGTTTTTATCACCATTGCTGTACCTGTACAACTAGACGGTAATTACGTTACTATTTTATGGATTACTATTGCCGCTTTACTTTTCTGGATTGGCTCATCAAAAGGCGCGCCTATATTAAAGCAAATCTCTTATCCATTAATAATATTATCTCTACTAAGCTTGTTTCAAGATTGGGGCACTTACTACTTAGATCATAGTTATTATAGTGATTACGTAGGTAATGTTACTCCACTATTGAACGTAAATTTATTAGGATCTTTACTTAGTATTGCTTCTTTGTATTTCATTTATACAACCAATAAAAAACACAATACCAAAAACAACGTTTTATCTTACATTGCCCCAATAGTATTAATATTAGTAACATTTAGTAGTTTCTTTGTAGAAATAATACACTACTTTAATTTAGCTCTAGATAAGTCTAAAATTATAATAGACAAAACAGACATTTATAGCAACCCTATTAATTATGACATTAATAGCTTTAGCATACTAACACTTGTATACTACACCTTGTTATTCTTTTCTATACTAAGTATTATAAATATTAAAAAGATAAAAATCAGAGCATTAGGTATTGCAAACATTAGTATTAACAGTCTTGTTTTATTTATTTCTTTAACAATTGGTCTACTTATTGTAAGTGACTTAAGAGATAGCTATTTAGATCCGTCTGAATATTACAACTCTGGAAGTATGCACCTTGCAGTAAGGTATATACTTTATGCGTTTATAGCACTAATAGTATACTGTACTTACAGCTACACTAAGCAAAGTTTTATGCGCATAAACTTTAAAATTGCGTTTTCTATACTACTTAACATTACTGTACTTTGGATTTTAAGCAGTGAACTTATTAATTGGATAGACTTGTCTGGTGCAGAACAAACATACGGACTAGAGCTAACCATTTTATGGGGGCTATATTCTTTCTTCTTGGTAGCTAAAGGCATCTGGAAAAAAATTAAATACTTACGTATTGGAGGTATTATTTTATTTGGAATCACCATAATTAAGCTATTCTTTTTAGATTTGGCATCTTTAAACACTATATCAAAAACTCTTGTCCTAGTTATATTAGGGCTATTAATTTTAGGAGTTTCATTTTTATACAATAAGTACAAAAACAAAATTTTTGATGAGACAAAAGCAGAATAA
- a CDS encoding serine hydrolase encodes MKHFTLIICTLVLLFSCKEKQQKINHPIDYFLASKSDNIKKVLDSISKHEVQFRYTEINKKNGLYIARNYDFNTNPKNYFYPASSVKLPIAILTLEKIFESDNLTKDTEFFIEGDSIKTTFAKEIIKIFAVSDNDAYNRLFEFLGQDYINKKLKEKGIKNVRIAHRLATEDADNVTTKPLVIYLNDSTTTNSKAIINSPILPLNLNKIKKGIGYIDEENILQKEAFNFSLKNFYSIEAQQQVLQRVIYPESFTKEQQFNLYLDDIAFLKNAMSNTPKDAGYTSDSYYDSYVKFFMFGNTKDPIPNNIKIYNKVGYAYGTLTDCAFIEDTENDISFMLTATILVNKNGVFNDNNYEYETVGIPFLAELGREFYNYNLQKK; translated from the coding sequence ATGAAACATTTTACACTCATTATATGTACGCTAGTGCTACTTTTTTCTTGCAAAGAAAAACAGCAAAAAATAAACCACCCTATTGACTATTTTTTAGCATCTAAAAGTGATAATATAAAAAAGGTTCTGGACAGTATTTCTAAACACGAAGTACAATTTAGATATACCGAGATAAATAAAAAAAACGGATTGTATATAGCCAGAAACTATGATTTTAATACTAATCCTAAAAACTATTTTTACCCTGCTAGCTCTGTTAAATTACCGATTGCCATTTTAACTTTAGAAAAAATATTTGAAAGTGATAATCTTACTAAGGATACCGAATTTTTTATTGAAGGAGACTCTATTAAAACAACATTTGCCAAAGAAATAATTAAAATATTTGCTGTTAGCGATAATGACGCCTATAACAGGTTATTTGAGTTTTTAGGTCAGGATTACATTAATAAAAAATTAAAAGAAAAGGGCATTAAAAATGTTAGAATAGCTCATAGATTAGCTACAGAAGATGCTGATAATGTTACCACAAAACCTTTGGTTATTTATTTAAATGATAGCACTACAACAAACAGTAAAGCCATAATTAACAGCCCTATTTTACCTTTAAACCTCAATAAGATTAAAAAAGGCATTGGTTATATTGATGAAGAAAATATATTACAAAAAGAGGCTTTTAATTTTAGCTTGAAGAATTTTTACAGTATTGAAGCTCAGCAACAAGTTTTGCAACGCGTTATTTACCCAGAATCATTTACAAAAGAACAACAGTTTAATTTGTATTTGGATGATATAGCATTTTTAAAAAACGCAATGAGCAATACTCCTAAAGACGCTGGCTATACTAGTGATTCTTATTATGACAGTTATGTAAAGTTTTTTATGTTTGGCAACACAAAAGACCCTATACCAAACAATATAAAGATATACAATAAGGTTGGTTACGCATATGGTACACTAACAGATTGTGCTTTTATTGAAGACACAGAAAACGATATTAGTTTTATGCTAACAGCAACTATTCTAGTAAATAAAAATGGCGTTTTTAATGACAATAACTACGAGTATGAAACTGTGGGAATTCCATTTTTAGCAGAATTAGGTAGAGAATTTTACAATTACAACCTGCAAAAAAAGTAG
- a CDS encoding peptidyl-prolyl cis-trans isomerase has protein sequence MQHTNKLVFLLGILYGTLTLSSCQGVFVSDKDKEAVARVGENFLYKEDLVDLVPKGTAKEDSITLVTNYINNWASKQLLMSKSKVNLSEEQLTEFDRLVANYKTDLYTGAYKEALVQKKQDTVISKEELNTFYQKEKENFKLNEKILRVRYVELPPQFINKSAVIDKLKGFTEKDRMYLDSISVQFRKVNFNDSVWVEASRLTSEIPPLTSENEKQYLKKSQFFEMQDSLGVYLTKVVDMLDKNEPAPLQYITPTIKRVLLNRRRIEYLRKLEVDIIDEAIKNKEFETYEKQE, from the coding sequence ATGCAACATACAAATAAGTTAGTTTTCTTGTTAGGAATACTTTATGGCACGTTAACACTTAGCTCTTGCCAAGGTGTTTTTGTTAGTGATAAAGATAAAGAAGCAGTAGCAAGAGTAGGAGAGAACTTTTTATACAAAGAAGACTTAGTAGATTTAGTACCTAAAGGCACAGCTAAAGAAGATAGTATAACCTTAGTTACCAATTATATTAATAATTGGGCATCTAAGCAATTGCTTATGTCTAAATCTAAAGTAAATCTGTCTGAAGAGCAGTTAACAGAGTTTGATAGGCTTGTGGCTAATTACAAAACAGATTTGTATACAGGAGCTTACAAAGAAGCTTTGGTACAGAAAAAGCAAGATACGGTAATTAGCAAGGAGGAGTTAAATACTTTTTACCAAAAAGAGAAAGAAAATTTTAAACTAAACGAAAAAATTCTACGTGTACGTTATGTAGAGTTACCACCACAGTTTATAAATAAGTCTGCGGTAATAGATAAATTAAAAGGTTTTACTGAAAAAGACCGAATGTATTTAGACTCTATTAGTGTACAGTTTAGAAAAGTTAACTTTAATGATTCTGTTTGGGTAGAGGCATCTAGGTTAACTAGCGAAATACCTCCTTTAACATCAGAAAATGAGAAGCAGTATTTAAAAAAATCACAATTTTTTGAAATGCAAGATTCATTAGGGGTATATTTGACAAAGGTTGTAGATATGTTAGATAAAAACGAACCTGCACCTTTACAGTATATTACACCTACAATTAAACGTGTTTTGCTTAACCGTAGAAGAATAGAATACTTAAGGAAACTAGAAGTAGATATTATAGATGAAGCTATTAAAAATAAGGAATTTGAGACATATGAAAAACAAGAATAA
- a CDS encoding peptidylprolyl isomerase, with protein sequence MKNKNNNITFLLAMLLTVSFTANAMQEQEQVEDVVQIAQDTIKSNFKRIKLDGVSAVVGDHVILDSDIEKTLIDLRSQGVSEDDVTKCGLLGKLMEDRLYAHQAVQDSLLVSDDEVNATSERQIQSLVGQIGSMDKLLKYYKKDSQEALREDLFKINKLRMLSEKMQQKIVAEIEITPEEVRQFYKKIPKDERPVFGAQLEIAQIVKQPEASDEEKQKVIDKLNKIREDVLEGGSSFKIKAIISSEDEGSRSNGGFYPGISKESGFVKEFKDVTFSLKEGEVSEPFETQFGYHIIYLEKIKGQERDVRHILMAPKVSDERLEAARIELEKIRQRILDGELTFAEAALNFSDQKETKFEGGQLRNPQDFSTKFELTKMQPELYNQVRDIKDNEISMPILEVEQKGGAKKYKIMKITNRYDEHVADFAQDYIKIQELALTQKRVDAIQKWMVEHINDTYVSINKDNKDCEFKNNWFKK encoded by the coding sequence ATGAAAAACAAGAATAACAACATTACTTTTTTACTAGCAATGTTATTAACTGTAAGCTTTACAGCTAATGCAATGCAAGAACAAGAGCAGGTAGAAGATGTTGTGCAAATAGCGCAAGACACTATAAAATCTAACTTTAAAAGAATAAAATTAGATGGTGTTTCTGCAGTTGTAGGAGATCATGTAATATTAGATTCTGATATTGAAAAAACATTGATAGATTTACGTAGTCAAGGTGTGTCTGAAGATGATGTAACTAAATGTGGTTTGTTAGGTAAATTAATGGAAGACCGTTTGTACGCACACCAAGCAGTACAAGATAGTTTGTTAGTTTCTGATGATGAGGTAAATGCAACAAGTGAAAGACAAATACAAAGTTTAGTGGGGCAAATTGGTTCTATGGACAAATTGCTTAAGTATTACAAAAAAGATTCTCAGGAAGCATTAAGAGAAGATCTTTTTAAAATAAATAAGCTAAGAATGTTGTCTGAAAAAATGCAACAAAAAATTGTAGCAGAAATAGAAATTACTCCAGAAGAAGTTAGACAATTTTACAAGAAAATACCAAAGGATGAGAGACCAGTTTTTGGTGCACAGTTAGAGATAGCACAAATTGTAAAACAACCAGAAGCTAGTGATGAAGAAAAACAAAAAGTAATAGACAAGCTTAATAAAATAAGAGAAGATGTTTTAGAAGGTGGTTCTAGTTTTAAAATTAAAGCAATTATTTCATCTGAGGATGAAGGATCTAGGTCTAATGGTGGTTTTTATCCAGGTATATCTAAAGAGTCTGGATTTGTAAAGGAATTTAAAGATGTAACTTTTAGTCTAAAAGAGGGCGAAGTTTCTGAACCTTTTGAAACACAGTTTGGATATCACATTATATACTTAGAAAAAATTAAAGGTCAAGAAAGAGATGTAAGGCATATTCTTATGGCGCCTAAAGTATCTGATGAAAGACTAGAAGCAGCTAGGATAGAATTAGAGAAAATAAGACAGAGAATTTTAGATGGAGAATTAACATTTGCAGAAGCTGCTTTAAATTTTTCTGATCAAAAGGAAACAAAATTTGAAGGCGGACAGTTAAGAAACCCACAAGATTTTAGTACTAAGTTTGAGCTTACTAAAATGCAACCAGAGTTGTACAACCAAGTTAGAGATATTAAAGATAATGAAATCTCTATGCCAATTTTAGAGGTAGAGCAAAAAGGTGGTGCAAAAAAGTATAAGATAATGAAGATTACCAATAGGTATGATGAGCACGTAGCGGATTTTGCACAAGATTATATTAAAATTCAGGAATTAGCATTAACGCAAAAAAGAGTAGATGCTATACAAAAATGGATGGTAGAACATATTAATGATACCTACGTTAGTATTAATAAAGACAATAAAGATTGCGAGTTTAAAAATAACTGGTTTAAAAAATAG
- a CDS encoding AAA family ATPase, producing MSDVTAVKNLVEKHHALKQEIAKVIVGQDVVIDQILLSIYTGGHSLLVGVPGLAKTLMVNTIAQTLGLDFKRIQFTPDLMPSDILGSEILDEKRNFKFIKGPIFSNIILADEINRTPPKTQAALLEAMQERSVTIAGQNYKLELPYFVLATQNPIEQEGTYPLPEAQLDRFMFAIELQYPSVAEEVEVVKRTTSDNKPTINALFSAEEIVAVQHLVRRIPVPDNVVEYAVKLVNKTRPNLDTAEDYVKQYIDWGAGPRASQNLILAAKAHAAINGKFSPDIEDVQAVAIGILRHRIIKNYKAEAEGISEEQIIAKLF from the coding sequence ATGTCTGATGTAACTGCTGTTAAAAATCTAGTTGAAAAACACCACGCATTAAAGCAAGAAATTGCCAAAGTAATTGTGGGCCAAGATGTGGTAATAGATCAAATTTTATTATCTATTTATACAGGTGGTCACTCTTTGTTAGTAGGTGTGCCCGGTTTGGCAAAAACCTTAATGGTTAATACAATAGCCCAAACTTTAGGTTTAGATTTTAAACGGATACAGTTTACACCAGATTTAATGCCTAGTGATATTTTAGGTAGTGAAATATTAGATGAAAAAAGAAACTTTAAATTTATTAAAGGACCAATTTTTTCTAATATTATATTGGCTGATGAAATAAATAGGACTCCGCCTAAAACACAGGCAGCACTTTTAGAGGCAATGCAAGAGAGGTCTGTTACAATAGCAGGTCAAAACTATAAGCTAGAGCTACCTTATTTTGTTTTAGCTACGCAAAACCCAATAGAGCAAGAAGGTACTTATCCTTTGCCAGAAGCACAGCTAGATAGGTTTATGTTTGCTATAGAATTACAATACCCATCTGTAGCAGAAGAAGTTGAGGTTGTAAAGCGTACAACATCAGATAATAAACCAACAATTAACGCTTTGTTTAGTGCAGAAGAAATTGTTGCTGTACAACATCTAGTACGTAGAATTCCTGTGCCAGATAATGTTGTAGAATATGCTGTAAAATTGGTAAATAAAACTAGACCAAATCTAGACACAGCAGAAGATTATGTAAAACAATATATAGATTGGGGAGCAGGACCAAGAGCATCACAAAATTTAATATTAGCAGCTAAAGCACACGCTGCTATAAACGGTAAGTTTTCTCCAGATATAGAAGATGTACAAGCTGTAGCAATTGGTATATTAAGACATAGAATAATTAAAAACTACAAAGCAGAGGCAGAAGGTATCTCTGAAGAGCAAATTATTGCTAAATTGTTCTAA